In Sebastes fasciatus isolate fSebFas1 chromosome 24, fSebFas1.pri, whole genome shotgun sequence, the following are encoded in one genomic region:
- the LOC141763136 gene encoding poly(rC)-binding protein 3-like isoform X4, whose translation MEPIKVQSEGGLNVTLTIRLLMHGKEVGSIIGKKGETVKKMREDSGARINISEGNCPERIVTITGPTDAIFKAFAMIAYKFEEDIINSMSNSPATSKPPVTLRLVVPASQCGSLIGKGGSKIKEMRESTGAQVQVAGDMLPNSTERAVTISGAPEAIIQCVKQICVVMLESPPKGATIPYRPKPASTPVIFSGGQVRADPLGASTANLSLLLQHQPLPAYTIQGQYAIPHPDLSKLHQLAMQQTPFTPLGQTTPAFPAGLDASNQASTHELTIPNDLIGCIIGRQGTKINEIRQMSGAQIKIANAMEGSSERQITITGSPANISLAQYLINARFRDVAAMWNDPSSMTTS comes from the exons ATGGAGCCCATCAAGGTCCAATCAGAAGGTGGACTGAATGTGACCCTCACCATCCGGCTGCTGATGCACGGCAAG gagGTTGGAAGCATCATAGGAAAG AAAGGAGAAACGGTGAAGAAAATGCGTGAAGAC AGTGGCGCCCGTATcaacatctcagaggggaactGCCCTGAGCGGATAGTCACCATCACCGGGCCAACAGATGCTATTTTCAAGGCCTTCGCCATGATCGCCTACAAGTTTGAGGAG GATATAATCAACTCTATGAGCAACAGTCCAGCCACCAGTAAACCCCCGGTAACCCTGAGGCTCGTCGTCCCGGCCAGCCAGTGTGGCTCTCTTATTGGCAAAGGAGGCTCCAAAATCAAAGAAATGAGAGAG TCAACAGGAGCTCAGGTCCAGGTTGCAGGCGATATGCTGCCCAACTCCACCGAGAGAGCCGTGACGATCTCGGGGGCCCCAGAAGCCATCATCCAGTGTGTCAAACAGATCTGTGTAGTGATGCTGGAG TCCCCACCGAAAGGTGCCACCATCCCCTACCGCCCCAAGCCTGCCTCCACCCCTGTCATTTTTTCAGGTGGCCAGGTAAGAGCAGACCCACTGGGGGCGTCCACAGCCAACCTCAGCCTCTTACTGCAGCACCAGCCACTGCCT GCTTATACCATTCAAGGACAGTACGCCATCCCACATCCTGAC TTGAGCAAGCTCCACCAGTTGGCTATGCAGCAAACCCCCTTTACCCCCCTCGGACAGACCACCCCTGCCTTCCCCG CAGGTCTGGATGCCAGTAACCAGGCCAGTACTCATGAACTCACCATTCCCAATGAT CTAATAGGCTGCATAATCGGACGCCAGGGAACCAAAATCAACGAGATCCGTCAGATGTCTGGGGCGCAGATCAAAATTGCTAACGCCATGGAAGGGTCATCGGAGCGCCAGATCACCATCACAGGGTCCCCCGCCAACATCAGCCTGGCCCAGTACCTCATCAATGCAAG
- the LOC141763136 gene encoding poly(rC)-binding protein 3-like isoform X1, whose protein sequence is MEPIKVQSEGGLNVTLTIRLLMHGKEVGSIIGKKGETVKKMREDSGARINISEGNCPERIVTITGPTDAIFKAFAMIAYKFEEDIINSMSNSPATSKPPVTLRLVVPASQCGSLIGKGGSKIKEMRESTGAQVQVAGDMLPNSTERAVTISGAPEAIIQCVKQICVVMLESPPKGATIPYRPKPASTPVIFSGGQVRADPLGASTANLSLLLQHQPLPAYTIQGQYAIPHPDQLSKLHQLAMQQTPFTPLGQTTPAFPAAGLDASNQASTHELTIPNDLIGCIIGRQGTKINEIRQMSGAQIKIANAMEGSSERQITITGSPANISLAQYLINARFRDVAAMWNDPSSMTTS, encoded by the exons ATGGAGCCCATCAAGGTCCAATCAGAAGGTGGACTGAATGTGACCCTCACCATCCGGCTGCTGATGCACGGCAAG gagGTTGGAAGCATCATAGGAAAG AAAGGAGAAACGGTGAAGAAAATGCGTGAAGAC AGTGGCGCCCGTATcaacatctcagaggggaactGCCCTGAGCGGATAGTCACCATCACCGGGCCAACAGATGCTATTTTCAAGGCCTTCGCCATGATCGCCTACAAGTTTGAGGAG GATATAATCAACTCTATGAGCAACAGTCCAGCCACCAGTAAACCCCCGGTAACCCTGAGGCTCGTCGTCCCGGCCAGCCAGTGTGGCTCTCTTATTGGCAAAGGAGGCTCCAAAATCAAAGAAATGAGAGAG TCAACAGGAGCTCAGGTCCAGGTTGCAGGCGATATGCTGCCCAACTCCACCGAGAGAGCCGTGACGATCTCGGGGGCCCCAGAAGCCATCATCCAGTGTGTCAAACAGATCTGTGTAGTGATGCTGGAG TCCCCACCGAAAGGTGCCACCATCCCCTACCGCCCCAAGCCTGCCTCCACCCCTGTCATTTTTTCAGGTGGCCAGGTAAGAGCAGACCCACTGGGGGCGTCCACAGCCAACCTCAGCCTCTTACTGCAGCACCAGCCACTGCCT GCTTATACCATTCAAGGACAGTACGCCATCCCACATCCTGAC CAGTTGAGCAAGCTCCACCAGTTGGCTATGCAGCAAACCCCCTTTACCCCCCTCGGACAGACCACCCCTGCCTTCCCCG CAGCAGGTCTGGATGCCAGTAACCAGGCCAGTACTCATGAACTCACCATTCCCAATGAT CTAATAGGCTGCATAATCGGACGCCAGGGAACCAAAATCAACGAGATCCGTCAGATGTCTGGGGCGCAGATCAAAATTGCTAACGCCATGGAAGGGTCATCGGAGCGCCAGATCACCATCACAGGGTCCCCCGCCAACATCAGCCTGGCCCAGTACCTCATCAATGCAAG
- the LOC141763136 gene encoding poly(rC)-binding protein 3-like isoform X5, whose protein sequence is MEPIKVQSEGGLNVTLTIRLLMHGKEVGSIIGKKGETVKKMREDSGARINISEGNCPERIVTITGPTDAIFKAFAMIAYKFEEDIINSMSNSPATSKPPVTLRLVVPASQCGSLIGKGGSKIKEMRESTGAQVQVAGDMLPNSTERAVTISGAPEAIIQCVKQICVVMLESPPKGATIPYRPKPASTPVIFSGGQVRADPLGASTANLSLLLQHQPLPAYTIQGQYAIPHPDQLSKLHQLAMQQTPFTPLGQTTPAFPAAGLDASNQASTHELTIPNDAA, encoded by the exons ATGGAGCCCATCAAGGTCCAATCAGAAGGTGGACTGAATGTGACCCTCACCATCCGGCTGCTGATGCACGGCAAG gagGTTGGAAGCATCATAGGAAAG AAAGGAGAAACGGTGAAGAAAATGCGTGAAGAC AGTGGCGCCCGTATcaacatctcagaggggaactGCCCTGAGCGGATAGTCACCATCACCGGGCCAACAGATGCTATTTTCAAGGCCTTCGCCATGATCGCCTACAAGTTTGAGGAG GATATAATCAACTCTATGAGCAACAGTCCAGCCACCAGTAAACCCCCGGTAACCCTGAGGCTCGTCGTCCCGGCCAGCCAGTGTGGCTCTCTTATTGGCAAAGGAGGCTCCAAAATCAAAGAAATGAGAGAG TCAACAGGAGCTCAGGTCCAGGTTGCAGGCGATATGCTGCCCAACTCCACCGAGAGAGCCGTGACGATCTCGGGGGCCCCAGAAGCCATCATCCAGTGTGTCAAACAGATCTGTGTAGTGATGCTGGAG TCCCCACCGAAAGGTGCCACCATCCCCTACCGCCCCAAGCCTGCCTCCACCCCTGTCATTTTTTCAGGTGGCCAGGTAAGAGCAGACCCACTGGGGGCGTCCACAGCCAACCTCAGCCTCTTACTGCAGCACCAGCCACTGCCT GCTTATACCATTCAAGGACAGTACGCCATCCCACATCCTGAC CAGTTGAGCAAGCTCCACCAGTTGGCTATGCAGCAAACCCCCTTTACCCCCCTCGGACAGACCACCCCTGCCTTCCCCG CAGCAGGTCTGGATGCCAGTAACCAGGCCAGTACTCATGAACTCACCATTCCCAATGAT GCTGCATAA
- the LOC141763136 gene encoding poly(rC)-binding protein 3-like isoform X3, whose amino-acid sequence MEPIKVQSEGGLNVTLTIRLLMHGKEVGSIIGKKGETVKKMREDSGARINISEGNCPERIVTITGPTDAIFKAFAMIAYKFEEDIINSMSNSPATSKPPVTLRLVVPASQCGSLIGKGGSKIKEMRESTGAQVQVAGDMLPNSTERAVTISGAPEAIIQCVKQICVVMLESPPKGATIPYRPKPASTPVIFSGGQVRADPLGASTANLSLLLQHQPLPAYTIQGQYAIPHPDQLSKLHQLAMQQTPFTPLGQTTPAFPAGLDASNQASTHELTIPNDLIGCIIGRQGTKINEIRQMSGAQIKIANAMEGSSERQITITGSPANISLAQYLINARFRDVAAMWNDPSSMTTS is encoded by the exons ATGGAGCCCATCAAGGTCCAATCAGAAGGTGGACTGAATGTGACCCTCACCATCCGGCTGCTGATGCACGGCAAG gagGTTGGAAGCATCATAGGAAAG AAAGGAGAAACGGTGAAGAAAATGCGTGAAGAC AGTGGCGCCCGTATcaacatctcagaggggaactGCCCTGAGCGGATAGTCACCATCACCGGGCCAACAGATGCTATTTTCAAGGCCTTCGCCATGATCGCCTACAAGTTTGAGGAG GATATAATCAACTCTATGAGCAACAGTCCAGCCACCAGTAAACCCCCGGTAACCCTGAGGCTCGTCGTCCCGGCCAGCCAGTGTGGCTCTCTTATTGGCAAAGGAGGCTCCAAAATCAAAGAAATGAGAGAG TCAACAGGAGCTCAGGTCCAGGTTGCAGGCGATATGCTGCCCAACTCCACCGAGAGAGCCGTGACGATCTCGGGGGCCCCAGAAGCCATCATCCAGTGTGTCAAACAGATCTGTGTAGTGATGCTGGAG TCCCCACCGAAAGGTGCCACCATCCCCTACCGCCCCAAGCCTGCCTCCACCCCTGTCATTTTTTCAGGTGGCCAGGTAAGAGCAGACCCACTGGGGGCGTCCACAGCCAACCTCAGCCTCTTACTGCAGCACCAGCCACTGCCT GCTTATACCATTCAAGGACAGTACGCCATCCCACATCCTGAC CAGTTGAGCAAGCTCCACCAGTTGGCTATGCAGCAAACCCCCTTTACCCCCCTCGGACAGACCACCCCTGCCTTCCCCG CAGGTCTGGATGCCAGTAACCAGGCCAGTACTCATGAACTCACCATTCCCAATGAT CTAATAGGCTGCATAATCGGACGCCAGGGAACCAAAATCAACGAGATCCGTCAGATGTCTGGGGCGCAGATCAAAATTGCTAACGCCATGGAAGGGTCATCGGAGCGCCAGATCACCATCACAGGGTCCCCCGCCAACATCAGCCTGGCCCAGTACCTCATCAATGCAAG
- the LOC141763136 gene encoding poly(rC)-binding protein 3-like isoform X2, protein MEPIKVQSEGGLNVTLTIRLLMHGKEVGSIIGKKGETVKKMREDSGARINISEGNCPERIVTITGPTDAIFKAFAMIAYKFEEDIINSMSNSPATSKPPVTLRLVVPASQCGSLIGKGGSKIKEMRESTGAQVQVAGDMLPNSTERAVTISGAPEAIIQCVKQICVVMLESPPKGATIPYRPKPASTPVIFSGGQVRADPLGASTANLSLLLQHQPLPAYTIQGQYAIPHPDLSKLHQLAMQQTPFTPLGQTTPAFPAAGLDASNQASTHELTIPNDLIGCIIGRQGTKINEIRQMSGAQIKIANAMEGSSERQITITGSPANISLAQYLINARFRDVAAMWNDPSSMTTS, encoded by the exons ATGGAGCCCATCAAGGTCCAATCAGAAGGTGGACTGAATGTGACCCTCACCATCCGGCTGCTGATGCACGGCAAG gagGTTGGAAGCATCATAGGAAAG AAAGGAGAAACGGTGAAGAAAATGCGTGAAGAC AGTGGCGCCCGTATcaacatctcagaggggaactGCCCTGAGCGGATAGTCACCATCACCGGGCCAACAGATGCTATTTTCAAGGCCTTCGCCATGATCGCCTACAAGTTTGAGGAG GATATAATCAACTCTATGAGCAACAGTCCAGCCACCAGTAAACCCCCGGTAACCCTGAGGCTCGTCGTCCCGGCCAGCCAGTGTGGCTCTCTTATTGGCAAAGGAGGCTCCAAAATCAAAGAAATGAGAGAG TCAACAGGAGCTCAGGTCCAGGTTGCAGGCGATATGCTGCCCAACTCCACCGAGAGAGCCGTGACGATCTCGGGGGCCCCAGAAGCCATCATCCAGTGTGTCAAACAGATCTGTGTAGTGATGCTGGAG TCCCCACCGAAAGGTGCCACCATCCCCTACCGCCCCAAGCCTGCCTCCACCCCTGTCATTTTTTCAGGTGGCCAGGTAAGAGCAGACCCACTGGGGGCGTCCACAGCCAACCTCAGCCTCTTACTGCAGCACCAGCCACTGCCT GCTTATACCATTCAAGGACAGTACGCCATCCCACATCCTGAC TTGAGCAAGCTCCACCAGTTGGCTATGCAGCAAACCCCCTTTACCCCCCTCGGACAGACCACCCCTGCCTTCCCCG CAGCAGGTCTGGATGCCAGTAACCAGGCCAGTACTCATGAACTCACCATTCCCAATGAT CTAATAGGCTGCATAATCGGACGCCAGGGAACCAAAATCAACGAGATCCGTCAGATGTCTGGGGCGCAGATCAAAATTGCTAACGCCATGGAAGGGTCATCGGAGCGCCAGATCACCATCACAGGGTCCCCCGCCAACATCAGCCTGGCCCAGTACCTCATCAATGCAAG